One part of the Raphanus sativus cultivar WK10039 chromosome 7, ASM80110v3, whole genome shotgun sequence genome encodes these proteins:
- the LOC108815979 gene encoding probable peroxygenase 4 gives MASSASPGVKFVPQEDNFLQRHVAFFDRNKDGIVYPSETYQGFRAIGCGYLLSAFASLFINMGLSSKTRPGKGFSFSFPIEVKNIHLAKHGSDSGVYDKDGRFVASKFEEIFAKHSKTHPDALTGEELKQLLNANKEPNDRKGAIAGYTEWNMLHYLCKDKNGLLHKETVRAAYDGSLFEQLERQTASKKHP, from the exons atGGCTTCTTCTGCATCACCTG gaGTGAAATTTGTGCCGCAAGAGGATAACTTCTTGCAGAGACATGTTGCCTTCTTTGACCGGAACAAAGATGGCATCGTTTATCCCTCGGAGACATATCAAG GATTTAGAGCAATCGGATGTGGATATCTCTTGTCGGCATTTGCTTCTCTGTTCATCAACATGGGTCTAAGCAGCAAAACTCGCCCG GGTAAAGGTTTCTCCTTCTCATTTCCCATAGAGGTTAAGAATATACACCTTGCCAAACATGGCAGCGATTCAGGCGTTTACGATAAGGATGGAAG GTTTGTGGCATCGAAGTTCGAGGAGATATTCGCGAAGCATTCAAAAACACATCCCGATGCTTTGACGGGGGAGGAACTCAAACAACTCCTCAACGCAAACAAAGAGCCTAATGATCGCAAAGGAGC TATTGCTGGATATACAGAGTGGAATATGTTGCATTATTTGTGTAAAGACAAGAACGGTCTGTTGCACAAAGAGACGGTGAGAGCTGCGTACGATGGTTCTCTTTTCGAACAACTCGAGAGACAAACAGCTTCTAAGAAGCATCCATAA